From the genome of Leptolyngbyaceae cyanobacterium:
CGTTCCCAAACGGGCCAGCTATATCCGCGTGATTATGCTGGAACTGAACCGGATTGCCAACCATCTACTCTGGCTTGGCCCATTTTTGGCTGACGTGGGTGCTCAAACTCCTTTTTTCTACATTTTCCGGGAACGGGAGATGATTTACGATTTGTGGGAAGCAGCTTCCGGCTATCGCTTGGTGAACAACAACTACTTCCGCATCGGAGGAGTAGCTGCCGATTTACCCTACGGCTGGGTAGATAAGTGCGAAGACTTTTGCGATTATTTCATACCGAAAGTAGACGAATATGAAAGGTTGATTACCGATAACCCGATTTTCCGGCGACGGACGGAAGGCGTTGGCACTATCACTCGCGAAGAAGCGCTGAATTGGGCATTATCTGGCCCGATGCTGCGGGCTTCCGGGGTGAAGTGGGACTTGCGGAAAGTTGACCACTACGAGTGTTACGACGATTTCGACTGGGAAGTGCAATGGGAAACGGCGGGAGACTGCTTCGCCCGTTACTTGGTGCGTATTCGGGAAATGCGGGAGTCGGTGAAGATTCTTCGCCAAGCGCTGAAGGGATTGCCCGGTGGCCCTTACGAGAATTTGGAAGCCAAGCGGATGGCAGAAGGGCCGAAATCCGAGTGGAATGGTTTTGACTACCAGTATATCGGTAAGAAAGTTGCCCCCACTTTCAAGATTCCCAAAGGTGAAGTTTATGCCCGCGTAGAAAGCGGTAAAGGTGAACTAGGCATATACTTAATTGGAGATGATAATGTCTTTCCTTGGCGATGGAAAATTCGGGCAGCGGATTTCAACAACCTGCAAATTTTCCCTCATATCCTGAAAGGTGCAAAAGTTGCCGATATTGTGGCAATCTTGGGAAGTATTGACATCATCATGGGTTCTGTAGACCGATAAATTTG
Proteins encoded in this window:
- a CDS encoding NAD(P)H-quinone oxidoreductase subunit H encodes the protein MARIETRTEPMILNMGPHHPSMHGVLRLIVTLDGEDVIDCEPVIGYLHRGMEKIAENRTNIMYVPYVSRWDYAAGMFNEAVTVNAPEKLADIAVPKRASYIRVIMLELNRIANHLLWLGPFLADVGAQTPFFYIFREREMIYDLWEAASGYRLVNNNYFRIGGVAADLPYGWVDKCEDFCDYFIPKVDEYERLITDNPIFRRRTEGVGTITREEALNWALSGPMLRASGVKWDLRKVDHYECYDDFDWEVQWETAGDCFARYLVRIREMRESVKILRQALKGLPGGPYENLEAKRMAEGPKSEWNGFDYQYIGKKVAPTFKIPKGEVYARVESGKGELGIYLIGDDNVFPWRWKIRAADFNNLQIFPHILKGAKVADIVAILGSIDIIMGSVDR